The Streptomyces sp. A2-16 sequence GACCGGGCGCGCCACAGCTTGTGCAGGTCGCCGGGGAGGGAGCCGGCCGCGTTGATGATCACGTCGGACTCGTCGACCAGCGCGTCGAGGGCGCCGAGGACCTGCGGCTGGGTCGGCCTGATGTCGGGCTCGTCGGCCTCGAAGCATGCGTCGACGCGCTGCTCCCAGCGCTCCTTGTCGAGGGTGTACTCGTCGATGTACCCGCCCGGGACGCGGTGCGCGTGCAGCTGCAGGGCCTCGGTGAGCTCCTGGAGGCCGCTGCGGGCGTCCGCCACCAGGGGCTGACCCGCGAGCTTGTGGCCGTCGTAGGGCGCGATGTTGAGGTTGAGGAAGCGGACGTTCTCGTCGGCGAACAGGGTGCCGGAGGCCGTGGTGAAGTCGGTGTACCGGGTGCCGACGCCTATCACCAGGTCGGCCTGGCGGGCCAGTTCGTTGGCGGTGGCGGTGCCGGTGTGGCCGACGCCGCCGACGTCCTGGGGGTGGTCGTGGCGCAGGGAGCCCTTGCCGGCCTGGGTGGAGGCGACCGGGAAGCCGGTGGCGGCCGCGAACTCGGCGAGGGCGTCCTCGGCCCGGCTGTGGTGGACTCCGCCGCCGGCGACGACCAGGGGGCGGTGCGCCGACCTGATCAGGGCGATGGCCTCGGCGAGTTCGGTGGGGTCGGCGCCGGGACGCCGTACGACCCAGGTGCGCTCGGCGAAGAACTCCTCGGGCCAGTCGTACGCCTCGGCCTGGACGTCCTGGGGCAGCGCGAGCGTCACCGCGCCGGTCTCGACGGGGTCGGTGAGGACGCGCATGGCCTGGAGGGCGGCCGGGATCAGGGCCTCGGGCCGCGTGACACGGTCGAAGTACTTCGACACGGGCCGCAGACAGTCGTTGACGCTGATGTCGCCCGCGTACGGCACTTCGAGCTGCTGGAGGACCGGGTCGGCGACGCGGGTGGCGAAGATGTCGCCCGGCAGGAGCAGGACCGGGAGGTGGTTGATGGTCGCGAGGGCGGCGCCCGTCACCAGGTTGGTGGCGCCCGGGCCGATGGAGGTCGTCACCGCGTGCGTGGAGAGGCGGTTCGACTGGCGGGCGTAGCCGACGGCCGCGTGCACCATGGACTGCTCGTTGCGGCCCTGGTGGTACGGCATGTCGTCGGCGTACTCGACGAGCGCCTGGCCGAGCCCCGCGACATTGCCGTGGCCGAAGATGCCCCAGGTAGCGGAGATCAACCGCTGTCGTACGCC is a genomic window containing:
- the iolD gene encoding 3D-(3,5/4)-trihydroxycyclohexane-1,2-dione acylhydrolase (decyclizing), yielding MTTRLTVAQALVRFLAAQYTERDGVRQRLISATWGIFGHGNVAGLGQALVEYADDMPYHQGRNEQSMVHAAVGYARQSNRLSTHAVTTSIGPGATNLVTGAALATINHLPVLLLPGDIFATRVADPVLQQLEVPYAGDISVNDCLRPVSKYFDRVTRPEALIPAALQAMRVLTDPVETGAVTLALPQDVQAEAYDWPEEFFAERTWVVRRPGADPTELAEAIALIRSAHRPLVVAGGGVHHSRAEDALAEFAAATGFPVASTQAGKGSLRHDHPQDVGGVGHTGTATANELARQADLVIGVGTRYTDFTTASGTLFADENVRFLNLNIAPYDGHKLAGQPLVADARSGLQELTEALQLHAHRVPGGYIDEYTLDKERWEQRVDACFEADEPDIRPTQPQVLGALDALVDESDVIINAAGSLPGDLHKLWRARSRDQYHLEYGYSCMGYEIPAAIGVKMAAPDRNVWALVGDGTYLMMPTEIVTAVQEGIAIKMLLIQNHGYASIGGLSETVGGERFGTAYRYQSEDGTYTGAPLPVDLAANAASLGMRVLRAKTVRDLRAALEEARAADTPTCVYVETQTADTVSGAPPAQAWWDVPVAETATRPSAVKARELYERHVSTRRRHL